From one Lolium rigidum isolate FL_2022 chromosome 4, APGP_CSIRO_Lrig_0.1, whole genome shotgun sequence genomic stretch:
- the LOC124707168 gene encoding protein GRAVITROPIC IN THE LIGHT 1-like: METLMAAEVPQQKSWGLARRLTRLLRRKGSSAGSSVAYSVASDVYDESLDSSMNSLSKLKLSGNMAAAYSLDAFFKTAAGKNGVPRQPPVPVPAADAHAFVASLFAGVSAVKASYAQLQLAQHPYDADAIQQGDAALVAELGKLSEHKRRYVRDPAGAVRDAAAGPAAAALADEQRHLIRTYEITARKLDAELRARDAAAERARCELAEELRAARALEERVRPGRNGSLPALDGLHLSGLNPAHFGTALRHAVKSVRSFARSMLDEMRLAGWDVAAAAAAVHPGVPLRRPGDAVFALESYVALKMFAGFHRRDFGLSCLENRGSYDRRRFFEEFADLQSAPAAARRGALGGFLRDRYSSVVHERMEAASFGRQRGAALTETAWFGEFAEMARRVWLLHCLFFAFDGGASIFQARPGERFSEVYMESVSDVDGEYGGGMTLAPAGNRVVGFTVVPGFRVGRSVMQCRVYLSRAARHT; this comes from the coding sequence ATGGAGACGCTAATGGCGGCCGAGGTGCCGCAGCAGAAGTCGTGGGGGCTAGCGCGGAGGCTGACGAGGCTCCTCCGCCGCAAGGGGTCGTCGGCGGGGTCGAGCGTGGCGTATTCTGTTGCTAGCGACGTGTACGACGAGTCGCTGGACAGCTCCATGAACTCGCTGAGCAAGCTCAAGCTCTCCGGGAACATGGCCGCCGCCTACTCCCTGGACGCGTTCTTCAAGACCGCGGCGGGGAAGAACGGCGTGCCTCGGCAGCCGCCTgtgccggtgccggcggcggaCGCGCACGCGTTCGTGGCGAGCCTCTTCGCGGGAGTGTCCGCCGTGAAGGCGTCGTACGCGCAGCTGCAGCTCGCGCAGCACCCCTACGACGCCGACGCGATACAGCAGGGCGACGCCGCGCTGGTCGCGGAGCTCGGCAAGCTGTCGGAGCACAAGCGGCGGTACGTGAGGGACCCGGCCGGCGCCGTCAGGGACGCGGCGGCGGGCCCCGCCGCGGCCGCGCTGGCGGACGAGCAGCGGCACCTCATCCGGACCTACGAGATCACGGCGCGCAAGCTGGATGCGGAGCTGCGCGcgcgggacgccgccgcggagcgCGCCCGGTGTGAGCTCGCCGAGGAGCTCCGCGCGGCGCGCGCCCTGGAGGAGCGCGTCCGCCCGGGCCGCAACGGCAGCCTCCCGGCGCTCGACGGGCTCCACCTCTCCGGCCTGAACCCCGCCCACTTCGGCACCGCGTTGCGCCACGCAGTGAAATCCGTCCGCTCCTTCGCCAGGTCAATGCTCGACGAAATGCGGCTGGCCGGGTGGGACGTcgctgcggcggccgccgcggtgCACCCGGGCGTACCGCTGCGCCGTCCGGGGGACGCCGTGTTCGCGCTCGAGTCCTACGTCGCGCTGAAGATGTTCGCGGGGTTCCACCGGAGGGACTTCGGGCTGAGCTGCCTGGAAAACCGGGGCTCCTACGACCGGCGCCGCTTCTTCGAGGAGTTCGCGGACCTCCAGTCGGCTCCGGCGGCCGCGCGGCGGGGCGCGCTCGGCGGGTTCCTGCGGGACAGGTACTCGTCGGTGGTGCACGAGCGGATGGAGGCGGCGTCCTTCGGGAGGCAGCGCGGCGCGGCGTTGACGGAGACCGCGTGGTTCGGCGAGTTCGCGGAGATGGCGCGGCGCGTGTGGCTGCTGCATTGCCTGTTCTTCGCGTTCGACGGCGGCGCGTCCATCTTCCAGGCGCGGCCCGGGGAGCGGTTCTCGGAGGTGTACATGGAGAGCGTGAGCGACGTGGACGGCGAGTACGGCGGCGGGATGACGCTTGCTCCGGCCGGCAACCGCGTGGTCGGGTTCACCGTGGTGCCGGGGTTCAGAGTCGGGCGGTCGGTGATGCAATGCCGAGTGTACCTCTCGCGGGCGGCCCGGCATACGTGA